In Deltaproteobacteria bacterium, a single genomic region encodes these proteins:
- a CDS encoding putative Na+/H+ antiporter → MLTIIFLLSVLFVAASAGGAQGASVVDAKVKSFPRDLQSYNDQDAKGILGTLKIRAQQEPFNVVATIIFLCAIIHTFLTSRFLAISHKWEHEHNKKIKEGLVDKHSIHLGSRLFHFLGEVEAVFGIWAVALFIAIFVFYDWSTVVFYADERVNFTEAEFVVVVMTLAATRPILKLTEAVMWRIANLLGGTLTAWWFTILTFGPILGSFITEPAAMTISALLLADKLYELQPSDRFKYGTIGLLFVNISVGGTLTHFAAPPVLMVANPWDWGMTHMLTNFGWKAILGIVAANGLYFCLFRKELSRLQENFELRNLKKEIQRRYLSRQEVEAEFDKIASGVDEESGFSKTFELKTAEAVQLIKQRLGDSLKERHLTSISKEGIDPSLVKEAFEQRFKEIKLSAMRRAFPGLLPEDQRPPFQDPAWDERDDPVPAWVTVVHLLFLGWTVVNAHNPELFVFGFLLFLGFAVVTSAYQNRIDLKPPLLVGFFLAGLVIHGGVQGWWIEPVLGNLKEIPLMLGATILTAFNDNAAITFLSTLVPGFTDSLKYAVVAGAVAGGGLTVIANAPNPAGQSILKKFFENGVSPVGLLKAAVVPTAVVWLAFLIL, encoded by the coding sequence ATGTTGACCATAATTTTCTTGTTGTCAGTGCTGTTTGTAGCGGCGAGCGCAGGAGGGGCGCAAGGAGCGTCAGTGGTGGACGCCAAGGTGAAATCCTTTCCCCGCGACCTCCAGAGCTACAACGACCAGGACGCCAAGGGCATACTGGGTACTTTGAAAATTCGCGCCCAACAGGAGCCCTTCAATGTAGTTGCCACCATTATATTTTTGTGTGCGATCATTCATACGTTTCTCACCAGCAGATTCCTTGCTATTTCTCATAAATGGGAGCACGAACACAATAAGAAAATCAAGGAAGGGCTCGTGGATAAGCATTCAATCCATCTCGGCTCCAGACTGTTTCACTTTCTCGGCGAGGTGGAAGCCGTCTTCGGCATCTGGGCCGTTGCTCTGTTTATAGCAATCTTTGTCTTTTATGACTGGTCCACGGTAGTCTTCTATGCTGATGAGCGGGTGAATTTCACCGAGGCCGAGTTTGTGGTGGTGGTTATGACCCTGGCCGCCACCCGGCCTATCCTGAAGCTCACCGAAGCCGTTATGTGGAGAATTGCCAATCTGCTGGGCGGCACTTTGACCGCCTGGTGGTTTACTATTCTCACTTTTGGCCCCATTCTGGGCTCTTTCATCACTGAACCTGCTGCCATGACCATTTCAGCACTGTTGCTTGCCGACAAGCTGTACGAGTTGCAGCCGAGCGACAGGTTCAAGTATGGCACTATAGGCTTGCTGTTTGTCAACATCTCGGTGGGGGGGACGCTCACTCACTTTGCTGCTCCACCCGTATTGATGGTGGCAAACCCCTGGGACTGGGGTATGACACACATGCTCACCAATTTTGGCTGGAAGGCCATTTTGGGCATAGTGGCTGCCAACGGACTTTACTTTTGTCTTTTTCGCAAGGAGCTTTCCCGGCTGCAGGAAAACTTTGAACTGCGGAATCTTAAAAAAGAGATTCAGAGGCGATATCTAAGTCGTCAGGAAGTTGAAGCCGAATTCGATAAGATCGCCAGTGGTGTAGACGAGGAGTCAGGATTCAGCAAGACATTCGAGCTGAAAACTGCAGAAGCAGTCCAGCTGATAAAGCAACGGCTGGGTGACAGCCTCAAGGAACGGCACCTGACCAGCATCAGCAAGGAAGGTATTGACCCCTCCCTGGTCAAGGAGGCCTTTGAGCAGCGATTCAAAGAGATCAAACTCTCTGCCATGCGCAGAGCATTCCCGGGCCTCTTGCCGGAGGATCAGCGGCCGCCCTTCCAGGATCCGGCCTGGGATGAACGTGATGATCCGGTGCCAGCATGGGTGACAGTGGTTCATCTGCTTTTCCTGGGCTGGACGGTGGTGAATGCACATAATCCGGAGCTGTTCGTTTTTGGCTTCCTGCTCTTTCTTGGTTTTGCTGTTGTTACTTCTGCTTACCAGAATCGCATCGATCTGAAGCCGCCGCTTTTGGTTGGTTTCTTCTTGGCAGGTCTTGTTATTCATGGAGGCGTGCAGGGGTGGTGGATTGAACCGGTTCTCGGCAATTTGAAAGAAATTCCGCTCATGCTGGGGGCAACCATATTGACCGCCTTCAATGATAATGCAGCTATTACCTTCCTGAGCACCCTGGTGCCAGGTTTTACTGACAGCCTCAAGTATGCTGTGGTGGCAGGTGCAGTAGCCGGCGGCGGCTTGACTGTTATTGCCAACGCGCCGAACCCGGCAGGACAGTCGATCCTCAAGAAGTTTTTTGAAAATGGAGTTTCTCCGGTCGGTTTGCTGAAAGCGGCTGTTGTGCCCACGGCAGTTGTCTGGCTTGCTTTTCTGATCCTTTGA